One window of the Salvia splendens isolate huo1 chromosome 1, SspV2, whole genome shotgun sequence genome contains the following:
- the LOC121794206 gene encoding squamosa promoter-binding protein 1-like, translating into MDYNWRGHNGNFCLNHAWEDYLKLGKRHYLGDVSPPPPTKRGKAGGGGVAARCQVEGCEAPLANAKDYHKRHKVCEMHAKAPKVVLLGIDQRFCQQCSRFHAMAEFDEAKRSCRRRLAGHNERRRKSSQEHTSLARRQYQDGGCGQIPTSTHSQQHWVCSLSSVTG; encoded by the exons ATGGATTATAACTGGCGAGGGCATAACGGTAATTTCTGCCTCAACCATGCATGGGAGGACTACTTGAAGCTTGGAAAGAGGCATTATTTGGGGGACGTGTCTCCTCCGCCTCCGACGAAGAGAGGTAAGGCCGGCGGAGGAGGAGTGGCGGCGCGGTGCCAGGTGGAGGGGTGCGAGGCGCCTTTGGCGAATGCCAAAGACTACCACAAGAGGCACAAGGTGTGCGAGATGCACGCCAAGGCCCCCAAAGTCGTGCTTCTTGGAATCGACCAACGCTTCTGCCAACAATGCAGCAg GTTTCATGCGATGGCGGAGTTCGATGAGGCGAAGAGGAGTTGCCGAAGGAGGCTGGCTGGCCACAatgagagaagaagaaagagctcGCAAGAGCATACCTCTCTTGCTAGGAGACAATATCAAG ATGGTGGGTGCGGGCAGATACCCACATCCACACATAGTCAACAACACTGGGTGTGTTCTCTCTCTTCTGTCACCGGCTAG